In the Malania oleifera isolate guangnan ecotype guangnan chromosome 1, ASM2987363v1, whole genome shotgun sequence genome, one interval contains:
- the LOC131160125 gene encoding uncharacterized protein LOC131160125, which translates to MNSFASTLSLFLSLHDDSDLDDNDPVHPLLSLLDALLSSMAALCLTRHHLLAPTIDRSVKMIPNRSSDDSVLRTPDHGDGGKRASSGTTPPAPLIVKSRQFTALFDGGEGVVRMLRFEVLVNKVLD; encoded by the exons ATGAATTCCTTCGCCAGCaccctctccctctttctctccctCCACGACGACTCGGACCTCGACGACAACGACCCCGTCCACCCCTTGCTATCCCTCTTGGACGCCTTACTCTCCTCCATGGCCGCCCTCTGCTTAACACGCCACCACCTCCTAGCCCCCACCATCGACCGCAGCGTCAAGATGATCCCGAACCGTAGCAGCGATGACTCAGTTCTTCGAACCCCCGATCATGGAGATGGCGGCAAGAGAGCTTCATCCGGTACCACTCCACCAGCCCCCCTGATAGTGAAGAGCCGACAATTTACGGCCCTGTTCGATGGCGGTGAGGGCGTGGTGCGAATGCTTCGGTTTGAG gtacttgtAAATAAAGTACTGGAttaa